One region of Euzebyales bacterium genomic DNA includes:
- the rpsG gene encoding 30S ribosomal protein S7, producing MPRKGPAPRRKLQPDPKHSSVLVTQLINKVMLDGKRSLAEHIVYDAFDQMQARTGADPVQTFRRALDNVKPMLEVKSRRVGGATYQVPIEVRQGRGTTLALRWITQYARARREHTMAQRLAGELLDASNNAGAAVKRREDTHKMADANKAFAHYRW from the coding sequence ATGCCTCGTAAGGGACCCGCTCCCCGCCGCAAGCTGCAGCCGGACCCCAAGCACTCCAGCGTGCTCGTCACCCAGCTCATCAACAAGGTCATGCTCGACGGCAAGCGGTCATTGGCCGAGCACATCGTCTACGACGCCTTCGACCAGATGCAGGCGCGCACCGGCGCGGACCCGGTCCAGACGTTCCGTCGTGCGCTCGACAACGTCAAGCCGATGCTCGAGGTCAAGTCGCGTCGCGTCGGTGGTGCCACCTACCAGGTGCCCATCGAGGTCCGGCAGGGCCGCGGGACCACGCTGGCGCTGCGCTGGATCACCCAGTACGCCCGCGCCCGCCGTGAGCACACCATGGCCCAGCGCCTCGCCGGCGAACTCCTCGACGCCAGCAACAACGCCGGTGCCGCGGTCAAGCGCCGCGAGGACACACACAAGATGGCCGACGCCAACAAGGCGTTCGCCCATTACCGCTGGTAG